The genomic segment ATTTTTATAACTCTTATCTGATATAATACTCAGTGCAAGATTAGTCATGGGAGCGCCAACTGTTCGTCCGCTAACATATCCATTCGCTATTGCAACTACGGAATTTGTATCATATCCAAAATCATGTAAAGCAACTTCATAATCTGGACCTAGGGACTTTCCTAAAAATTCTACAAGAATGCTATATTGTTTTAACATAATGTCATTCATTTTTCCACCTACTCTTATATATTTATTACACCACTTTATATGGAACTTCATAACTAGTGTATTTATTATAGAAATTTTAAAATCTAAATTTATAATATGCTATATAGATTATCACAATTATATAAAAGTTACAACGTAAACGTTATTTTTTAATAATTTATTATTAATAAAGTAATTACTTATCGACTACAAATTCATTTAAAGCTATAAAAAATCCTTAAATCAGGCAAATTAGTATAACAAATCCCATTTGCTAGTGATTGTTTCTATTTATTGTTAATAATTTTATTAAGACCATTGACTATATATTATTGCAGTGATAAAATCCTTCTATAGGGGGTTTAAAATATAAAAACCATTATATTACAGGGGGGCAATGATTTATTCATTCAACATAATTACATTTTAAATAAATAAAATGGAGGTTTTTATTATGAGCATAAAATATATACCAGAACCATTTAGAATTAAGATGGTAGAGACTCTTAAGATGCTTACACGTGAGGAAAGGAAACAAAAGATTGCTGAAGCAAAATACAATATGTTTAACCTTCGTGGTGAAGATGTTTATATTGACTTATTAACAGATAGTGGAACTAATGCAATGAGTCAAGAACAATGGGCTGGTATCATGAGAGGCGACGAAGCCTATGCCGGTTCATCAAGTTACTATAAACTTGTAGGAGCAGGTCAGGATATTTTTGGTTATAAATATATTCAGCCAGTTCATCAAGGTCGCGCAGCGGAGAAGGTTATGTTTGGATTATTAATGGAAAAAGGTAAATACTCTATCTCTAATACCTTCTTTGATACAACAAGAGCACACGTAGAAGCAACGGGTGCAAGAGCCATTGATTGTGTTGTTGCTGAGGCTAAAGATCCAGCTATAAGAGCACCTTTTAAAGGAAATATGGATGTTGAAAAATTAGAATCCTTAATTAAAGAGTACGGTGCTGATAAGATTGGTCTTGTTGTTATGACAGTTACAAATAATTCAGCAGGTGGCCAGCCAGTATCTGTACAAAACGTAAGAGAAACATCAAATGTTTGTAAAAAATACGGTATTAAATTATGTATCGATGCTGCACGTTATGCTGAAAACGCTTACTTAGTAAAATTAAGAGAAAAAGAGTTTGCAGATAAATCAATTAAAGAAATTGTAAAAGAAATGTTTAGTTATGCAGATATGTTTACAATGAGTGCTAAGAAAGATACAATTGTCAATATGGGTGGATTAATTGGCATTAAAGATGATGAAAAATTGTTCCAACTTTGTAAGGCACGTACAATTTTATTCGAAGGTTTTATTACTTATGGCGGTCTTTCAGGTCGTGATCTTGAGAGTTTAGCACTTGGTCTTTATGAAGGACTTGATGAAAATTACCTTAACTATCGTATTGGACAAATGGAGTATCTTGCAGCACGACTTGATGATGCAGGCGTTACGTACCAATCACCAGTAGGAGGCCATGGTGTATTTGTAGATGCAAAGGCGTTGTTACCTCAGATTCCATACTATGAATTCCCGGGGCAAGCCCTTGCGATTGAACTTTATATAGAAGCTGGAATTCGTACATGCGATATTGGATCTTATATGATGGGAAATGATCCTGATACAGGAAAACAAATAGAATCAGAATTTGAGTTTACACGTTTTGCAATTCCACGTCGTGTTTATACTCAATCCCATATCGATATTATGGCAGATGCCCTAATTGCAATTAAAAAAAGAGCAAGCGAAATAACAGGTTACCGAATTACATGGGAGCCAGCTGTTCTTAGACACTTCCAAGCAAGTCTCGAACCAGTTAAAAAATAAGATATTTTAAATAAAAGCTTGCATTTTTTTTAAGTTGCAAGCTTTTATATTACTCCACTACGCCTTCCATTACATGAATAACTCCAGCCTCAGCATCCATTTTCACCCTTGCCCCAATGGGAAGGGTTAGTTTTGGATAATCATGACCTGAGCAAAACCCTGAAAACATTGGGATACCTAACTTATATAATCTATCTTGAAAAACCTCTTCTAAAGTAAGGCTTCTTTGATAACTAGGTAAATCACAACCTTTAAATTGGCCTAGAATAATCCCCTTGCACTGTTGAAGTTTTTTAGCTAATAGGAGTTGTGTTAGCATCCTATCAACTCTATAAGGTTCTTCGCCAACCTCTTCCATAAAGAAGATTTTATCTTTCATATTAATTTCATAGGGAGTTCCAAGCAAGTTGCATAATAGCCCAAGATTACCACCTATAAGATTACCCTGAGCCTTACCTTTTGTAATACACTTAGTAGTAAATCCAGATGGGTTTTTAATAGTATAGGGCTTATACCCTTCCATAAATGTGAACATAAAACTTTTAAAAGTTTCAATATCTTCTAGATTAGAACTGCCCATTGGGCTATGAAATGTAGTTAGTTCACATTTCTCATAAAATGAATTTAGAAAAACTGTTATGTCACTAAAACCCGCAAATATCTTTGGATTTTTTTTTATTACATCAAAATCTAGATAAGGGAGTACTCTGCTTGAACCATATCCCCCTCTTATGCAGAGGATCATATCTACTGCTTGATTTTTGAACATTTCCATTATATCTGTTGCTCTGTCTTCATCCTTGCCAGCAAGATATCCCCACTTATCATATAGGTGTTTTCCTTCTATTATATTAAACCCTCTATTTTTTAGAAATGAAATTACCTTTTGTATTGCTTCAATATTTTCTGGGCTGGCAGGAGCAATGAGTCCAATAGTGTCTCCTAAACATAGTCTTTTTCCAAGCATTATTAACACTTCCTCTAATTAATTTGAGATAATATCTTTTATAAAATATTCGAATTAAATCCTCTACCATCTACTTCTGAAGCATCTATTATTGAAATTAAAGCATCCTCGTCTATTTTCTGCACTGAATATTTAAACTCTGGTAATTTTGATACATGTACTATGCAATAGATAACTTTTCTTTCTTTGCCTGTAAGTGCGTTGCCCTTTAGTATTGTAGCTCCACGGTGCTTAGAGTTTGTTATATACTCACAAACTTCCTCCTCTTTATCTGTAATTATAAGTAATACCTTTTTTCGTGATAAACCACGGATTATCTTATCTGTAACAAAAGCTGCTATATACATGCTCATTAACGTGTATAATGCAATAGTTATTCCATTTAATAGCATTCCTAAAAATACTATAACGCAATTTACAATAAAACCCAATTGACCTACATCAAAACTATCACATTTCTTTTTAATTAACATTACTATTATGTTCATACCACCCTCTGAACCGTGGTTTGAGTATGCAAGCCCTGCTCCTGCGCCCATTAATACCCCTCCATATACAGAAATTAGAAGCGCATCATGTACCGTAATAATACTGCTTAAACTTTTAGTCATTACTAAAAATAGAGATAGTGATACAGTCCCTATCATGCTGTATATAGTAAATCTTTTGTTTAATTTCCTATAACTTAATGCCAA from the Clostridium sp. CM027 genome contains:
- a CDS encoding YitT family protein, encoding MKVNTILNKQNIKNAFFVILGCLLSAIGVNMFLVNAKLFSGGLSGMAILIQYALKVPAGYTVLLANIPLLALSYRKLNKRFTIYSMIGTVSLSLFLVMTKSLSSIITVHDALLISVYGGVLMGAGAGLAYSNHGSEGGMNIIVMLIKKKCDSFDVGQLGFIVNCVIVFLGMLLNGITIALYTLMSMYIAAFVTDKIIRGLSRKKVLLIITDKEEEVCEYITNSKHRGATILKGNALTGKERKVIYCIVHVSKLPEFKYSVQKIDEDALISIIDASEVDGRGFNSNIL
- a CDS encoding LD-carboxypeptidase produces the protein MLGKRLCLGDTIGLIAPASPENIEAIQKVISFLKNRGFNIIEGKHLYDKWGYLAGKDEDRATDIMEMFKNQAVDMILCIRGGYGSSRVLPYLDFDVIKKNPKIFAGFSDITVFLNSFYEKCELTTFHSPMGSSNLEDIETFKSFMFTFMEGYKPYTIKNPSGFTTKCITKGKAQGNLIGGNLGLLCNLLGTPYEINMKDKIFFMEEVGEEPYRVDRMLTQLLLAKKLQQCKGIILGQFKGCDLPSYQRSLTLEEVFQDRLYKLGIPMFSGFCSGHDYPKLTLPIGARVKMDAEAGVIHVMEGVVE
- a CDS encoding tryptophanase; translated protein: MSIKYIPEPFRIKMVETLKMLTREERKQKIAEAKYNMFNLRGEDVYIDLLTDSGTNAMSQEQWAGIMRGDEAYAGSSSYYKLVGAGQDIFGYKYIQPVHQGRAAEKVMFGLLMEKGKYSISNTFFDTTRAHVEATGARAIDCVVAEAKDPAIRAPFKGNMDVEKLESLIKEYGADKIGLVVMTVTNNSAGGQPVSVQNVRETSNVCKKYGIKLCIDAARYAENAYLVKLREKEFADKSIKEIVKEMFSYADMFTMSAKKDTIVNMGGLIGIKDDEKLFQLCKARTILFEGFITYGGLSGRDLESLALGLYEGLDENYLNYRIGQMEYLAARLDDAGVTYQSPVGGHGVFVDAKALLPQIPYYEFPGQALAIELYIEAGIRTCDIGSYMMGNDPDTGKQIESEFEFTRFAIPRRVYTQSHIDIMADALIAIKKRASEITGYRITWEPAVLRHFQASLEPVKK